The DNA window ttgcttcggaattataaacagatggcacaatgccgacttaagtacaagaaaactgactcttcttactgtctatgttttgaaccattcctgtggcactagttatagattccgatgcttcacctcaggtttactgtatccctgtgactttctttttgacgatgaaacaagaaattgcttcggaattatatacagatggcacaatgccgacttaagtacaaaaaaactgactcttctaactgtctatgatttgaaccattcctgtggcactagttatagattacgatgcttcacattaggtttactgtatccctctgacctacttattgacgataaaacacagaaattgcatcggacttaaatacaaaaggcacaatgccgacttaagtacaagaagactgactcttcctactgtctatgatttgaaccattcctgtgacactagttatagattccgatgcttcacttcaggtttgctgtatccctctgaccttcttattgacgatgaaacacagaaattgcatcggaattaaatacaaaaggcacaatgccgactcgagtacaagaagactgcctcctcttactgtcaatgttttgagccattcctgtgacactagttatagattccgatgcttcacttcaggtttactgtatccctctgaccttcttattgacgatcaaacgcagaaaattgatcggaatttaatacaaaaggcacaatgccgactcaagtacaagaagactggctcttcttactgtctatgttttgaaccattcctatgtcactagttatagattctgatgcttcacttcagttttactctatcactgtgaccgtcttattgacgatgaaacacagaaattgcatcggatttaattacgaaaatcacaatgccgactcaagtacacgaaatctggctcttttttctgtctatgatttgaacttttcctgtgacaccggttttagattccgatgcttcacttggggtataCTGTAttgcgtggactttcttattgacgatgaacagagaaattgcatcggaattaaatagaaaatgcaaaacgccgacttaagtacaagaaaactctctctttttgctgtctatgttttgaaccattcctgtgacactagttatagactccgattcttcacttcaggtttactgtatccagctgagcttcctattgacgatgaagcacagatattgcatcggaattaaatacaaaaatcacaatgccgtcttaagtacaagaagactgactcttcttactgtctatgtttgaaccattcctgagacactagttatagattccgatgcttcacttcaggtttactgtatcccttggaccttcttattgccacgaaacacagaaattgcatcggaattatatagaaaaggaacaatgccgacttaagtacaagaaaaaagactcttcttaatatctatgttgtgaaccattcctgtgacactagttatagatttcgatgcatcacttcaggtttactgtatccagctgaccttcttattgacgatgagacacagaagttgcatctgaattaaaaacaaaaggcacaatgccgactcaagtacaagaagactggctcttcttactgtctatgttttgaacctttcctgtgacactagttatagtttccgatgcttcacttcagatttactgtatccctctgaccttcttattgacgatgaaacacagaaaatgcatcggaattaaatacaaaaggcacaatggcggctcaggtacaagaagtctggctcttgttactgtctatgttttgaaacattcctgtgtgaccggttttatattcctatgcttcacataaggtttactgtatatcttggaacttcttattgcagacgaaacacagaaattgcatcggaattaaatacaaaaggcacaatgcggacttaagtaaacgaaaactgactcttcttactgtctatgtttgaaccattcctgtgacagtagttatagattacgatgcttcacttcaggtttactgtatccctctgacctacttattgacgatgaaacacagcaattgcatcggaattaaatacaaaaggcacaatgccgactcaagtacaagaagactggctctactttctgtctatgttttggacttgtcatgtgacaccggttttagatttcgatgcttcacttcaggtatactgtattgcttggaccttcttgttgacgattaacacagaaattgcatcggaattaaatagaaaatgcaaaagaccgacttatgtacaagaaaactctctctttttcctgtctatgttttgaaccattcctgtgacactagtaatagattccgatgcttcacttcaggtttactgtatccagctgagcttgttattgacgatgaagcacagatactgcatcggaattaaatacaaaaatcacaatgccgactaaagtacaagaagactgactcttcctactgtctatgttttgaaccatacccgtgacactagttatagattccgatgcatcacttcaggtttactgtatccctctgaccttattgacgatgaaacacagaaaatgcatcagaattaaatacaaaaggcacattgatgacttaagtgcaagaaaactgactcttcttactgtctatgtttgaaccattcctgagacactagttatagattccgatgcttcacttctggtttactgtatccctctgacctccttattgacgatgaaacacgggaattgcatcggaattaaatacaaaatgcacaatgccgtcttaagtacaagaaaactgactcttcttactgtctatgttttgaaccattcctgtgacactagttatagattccgatgcttcacttcagggttactgtatccctatgaccttcttattgacgatgagacacagaagttgcatctgaattaaatacaaaaggcacaatgccgactcaagtacaagaagactggctcttcttactgtcaatgttttgaacctttcctgtgacactagttatagattccgatgcttcacttcagatttactgtatccctctgaccttcttattgacgatgaaacacagaaaatgcatcggaattaaacacaaaaggcacaatgctgacttaagtataagaaaacagactcttcttactgtctatgctttgaaccattcctgtgacactagttatagattccgatgcttcacattaggtttactgtatccctctgactcttttattgacgatgatatacagaagttacatcagaattaaatacaaaagccacaatgccgactcaagcacaagaagactggctcttcttactgtagaagtcTTGAACTTTTcatgtgtgacgggttttagactccgatgcttctcttcaggtttactgtatgcctctgaccttcttattgacgatgaaacacagaaattgcatcggaattaaatacataagacacaaggccgacttaagtataagataactgactcttcttactgtctatgtttgatccatctctatgacactagttattgattccgatgctccacttcaggtttactgtatccctgtgaccgtcttattgacgatgaaacacaaaaattgcatcggaattaaatacgaaaatcacaatgccgactcaagtacaagaagtctggctcttcttagtgtctatgttttgagtttttcctgtgacaccgggtttagattccgatgcttcgcttcaggtttactgtataccttggaccttcttattcacaacgaacacagaaattgcatcggaattaaatagaaaatgcacaacgctgacttaagtacaagaaaactcactctttttcctgtctatgttttgaaccattcctgtgacactagttatggatttcgatgcttcacttcaggtttaccgtatccctctggacgtcttattgacgatgaaacaccgaaattgcgtcggaattaaatacaaaaggcacaatgccggctcaggtacaagaagtctggctcttcttactgtctatgttttgaacttttactgtgagaccggttttagattcctatgcttcacataaggtttactgtatcccttggaccttcttaatgacgacgaaacaaagatattacatcggagttaaatagaaaaggcacaatgccgacataagtacaagaaaaaagactctcattaacatctatgatttgaaccattcctgtgacactagttatagattccgatgcttcactttaggattactgtatccagctgagcttcttattgacgatgaagcacagatattgcatcggaattaaatacaaaaatcacaatgccgacttaagtacaagaagactgattcttcctactgtctatgttttgaaccattcctgtgacactagttatagattccgatgcttcacttcatgtttactgtatccctctgaccgtcttattgacgatgaaacaccgaaattgcgtcggaattaaatacaaaaggcacaatgccggctcaggtacaagaagtctggctcttcttactgtctatgctttgaacctttcctgtgagaccggttttagattccgatgcttcacttcaggtttacagtatcccttggaccttcttattgacgacgaaacacagaaattgcatcggaattacatagaaaaggaacaatgccgacttaagtacaagaaaaaagactttctgaatatctatgttttgaaccattcctgtgacacaagttatagattccgatgcttcacttcaggtttactgtatccagctgaccttcttattgacgatgaaacacagaaattgcttcggaattaaatacaagtggcacaatgccgacttaagtacaagaagactgactcttcttactgtctacgttttgaaccattcctgtgacactagttatagattccgatgcatcacttcaggtttactgtatcccttggaccttcttattgtcgatgaaatacagaaattgaatcataattaattacaaaaggcacaatgccgactttagtacaagaagactgactcttcctactgtctatgttttgaaccatacctgtggcactagtaattgactccgatgcttcacttcagttttactgtattcctctgaccttcttattgacgatgaaacacagatattgcgtcggaattaaatacaaaaggcacaatgccgactgaagtacaagaagactgactcttccaactgtctatgtttagaaccattcctgtgatacttgttttaaattccgatgcttcacttcaggtttactgtatccctcggacctcctttttgacgatgaaacacagaaattgcatcttacttaaatacaaaagcacaatgccgacttaagtacaagaagactgactcttcttattgtctatgatttgaatcattcctgtgacattagttatagatttcgatgcttcacttcaggtttactgtatccctctgagcttcttattgacgatgaaacacagaaatatcatcggaattaaatacaaaatgcacaatgccgactcaagtacaagaagactggctcttcttactgcctatgttttgaaccattcctgtgacactagttatagattccgatgcttcacttcaggtttactgaatccagctgaccttcttattgacgatgaaacaaagatattgcatcggaattatatacaataggcacaatgccgacataggaacaagaagactgactcttcttactgtctatgtttttgaaccattcctgtgacactaattatagattccgatgcttcacttcaatattactgtatccctcttaccttcttattgacgatgaaacacagaaattgcatcggaattaaatacaaaaggcacaatgccgacttaagttcaagaagactgactcttcctagtgtctaagatttgaaccattcctgtgacactagatttagatttcgatgcttcatttcaggtatactgtatccagctgaccttcttattgatgatgaagtacagaaattgcatcggagttaaatacagaaggcacaatgccgactttagtacaagaagactgactcttcttactgctatgttttgaaccattcctgtgacgctagttatggattccgatgcttcacttgaggtttactgtatccctctgaccttcttattgacgatcaaacacagatatttcatcggaattaaatgcaaaaggcacaatgccgactcaaggacaagaagactggttcttcttactgcctatgtgttgaaccattcctgtgaaactagttatagattccgatgcttcacttcaggtttactgtatccagctgaccttcttattgacgatgaaacacagaaattgcatcggaattatatacaaaaggcacaatgccgacttaggtacaagaagactgactcttcttactgtctatgatttgaaccattcctgtgacactagttatagattacgatgcttcacttcagttttactgtatccctctgaccatcttattgacgatgaaacacagaaattgcatcggaattaaatacaaaaggcaccatcccgacttaagttcaagaagactgactcttccttcagtctacgttttgaaccattcctgtggctctagttttagattgcgatgcttcacttcaggtttttgtatctctcggacctctttattgacgatgaaacacagaaattgcatcttaactaaatataaaagccacaatgcagacttaagtacaagaagactgaatcttcttactgtctatgttttgaaccattcctgtgacactagttatagattccgatgcttcacttcaggtttactgtatccctgtgaccttcttattgacgatgaaacaagaaattgcttcggaattatatacagatggcacaatgccgacttaagtacaagaaaactgactcttcttactgtctatgttttgaaccattcctgtggcactagttataaattacgatgcttcacattaggtttactgtatgcctctgaccttcttattgacgataaaacacagaaattgcatcggacttaaatacaaaaggcacaatgccgacttaagtacaagaagactgactcttcctactgtctatggtttgaaccattcctgtatcactagttacagattccgatgcttcacttcaggtttgctgtatccctctgaccttcttattgacgatgaaacacagaaattgcatcggaattaaatacaaaaggcacaatgccgactcaagtacaagaagactggctcctctaactgtcaatgttttaaccattgatgtgacactagttatagattccgatgcttcacttcaggtttactgtatccctctgaccttcttataaacgatgaaacacagaaattgcatcttaattagttacaaaaggcacaatgccgacttaagtacaagatgactgactcttcttactgtctatggtttgaaccattcctgtgacactagttatagaatcaaatgctgcacttctggtatactgtatccagctgactttcttatcactctctgtaccaggcctattttatgcacccgtccctagaaaccgggcaattttaccaatattaaaaaaattactgcatcaaatctactgtttggattgtggcaaatttggtaccatcttgaagctgcacatttctactttaattctgagtgaaagaaactactttacaatgcacagctttaaggtacagttatagaaatcacttagatgttttaagaatttagaaaaagtcatacgaataagggaatacaattgtgatttatttttaaccaaaattgtggcactacattacatgtttctgatagtatacagtattacatataaatttcacacagaatcatattgttttttagtgtggaaaattttaaagcaaggttccaggcagagtgcaacgccacactgttcacattcgtatcgtgtctctttgcgagaagccttgccactctgtttcttgctcctggaactgcacacgtgacacacacgagcagcatacttcttagtagttgcaggtatgtgctgcaaaaaatgtctctttgttagccgacctacagttccttcatttcttggaatgaattcaagtgtgtcgtcttcaacaagctgaactgcaagcactgttataaagtctgttattgtaattttcttcctgtgcactgcattgtacagccaaaatgcatttgatactcccataagcagcaaatggaaatataattttcgccaccatttcacagttctgtgctggaacggattgtactgcaggcgttggtctccaatatccactccaattttattgaggttgtaatcaagtacctgaagtggtttcaatactacagacccatttctcttagtatgcgtaccaaatgttgcttgatgccttgtagacaatgtatacacatctctcttatctttccacttcattgccaatacattatctttacgccgaaaagacatttcgccctttttcagcgtagcagatactaaatctttaggcaatcctttcctggatttgttcacagtaccaacagctccagtgcctttctctgccagttgctgaaatagctctggactggaataaaatcgatctaaatacacagtgtggcctttgttcagcaagctgctgtcagacaacaatcgcaaaataaccgcagacgaagaattgtcaacaatatgcttaccagcataaacttcaaaatttacaacatagccactactggcttcagcaacagcatatactttcagtccatacttatgaggcttattttgcatgtaaacacggaaactcacacgacctcgaaatgggcaaattccttcatcaattgtcactttttctgagggacgatatgcctggatacatcgctccttcaaattattataatatggcaaaactttgtaaagtggatgaaatccatcttcgcctggttttttctgatttgaattgtcaacaagatgcaagcatgacagtatctgagtgaaacgcaaacggctcatgacatggggacaaaagttacaactaagaacaggattagtgctccaatggtccgcaattttgggctttttcgaaacacacatgtggaaaataatacccaagaaacgcctcatctcacttatagtcactggcttccacgaactcaaaactgaatggggcttcagattatttcctcttcttttcttctgtattgtctgtgatgcatacaaatttgtctgtctcttgagttcatttacgtcactgtcagtaaggaacactttactgcaatccagtacagaactcgactcatcaatatccactagtatctgcctgggtgtcgtgttgacaggcagaggtcggtaggtgtcaactgcagtccactcactgtctttcggatacggcacagctgctggatttgaagcaacaccttcaacatcattctcgtcttcatctgaagacaaactgtcatcaatctcgtcttctaaaaagaatatcacattatgtgtaactacatacatcgtttacacatgttcaacagatatgtgcgtactgcacaattacgtggaaaattcggaaatacgtaccttcaaacacaccattgcattcagaat is part of the Schistocerca piceifrons isolate TAMUIC-IGC-003096 unplaced genomic scaffold, iqSchPice1.1 HiC_scaffold_2116, whole genome shotgun sequence genome and encodes:
- the LOC124742021 gene encoding piggyBac transposable element-derived protein 4-like; protein product: CHGSAVIHVKTYLCVLSLYIIQLFVIMFRRGLSDAEIADLINHSDTLDNVESDSDDSECNGVFEEDEIDDSLSSDEDENDVEGVASNPAAVPYPKDSEWTAVDTYRPLPVNTTPRQILVDIDESSSVLDCSKVFLTDSDVNELKRQTNLYASQTIQKKRRGNNLKPHSVLSSWKPVTISEMRRFLGIIFHMCVSKKPKIADHWSTNPVLSCNFCPHVMSRLRFTQILSCLHLVDNSNQKKPGEDGFHPLYKVLPYYNNLKERCIQAYRPSEKVTIDEGICPFRGRVSFRVYMQNKPHKYGLKVYAVAEASSGYVVNFEVYAGKHIVDNSSSAVILRLLSDSSLLNKGHTVYLDRFYSSPELFQQLAEKGTGAVGTVNKSRKGLPKDLVSATLKKGEMSFRRKDNVLAMKWKDKRDVYTLSTRHQATFGTHTKRNGSVVLKPLQVLDYNLNKIGVDIGDQRLQYNPFQHRTVKWWRKLYFHLLLMGVSNAFWLYNAVHRKKITITDFITVLAVQLVEDDTLEFIPRNEGTVGRLTKRHFLQHIPATTKKYAARVCHVCSSRSKKQSGKASRKETRYECEQCGVALCLEPCFKIFHTKKQYDSV